CACCAAAACTCCTATCATTTATTCTCAACCCTCAGGTGCTCAAAGTGGTGGATATTGCAAGCGCCAAAGAGCTGTAAAACCAGAGTCAGTGAGCCGTGATTTTTACACAAAGGCCATCTGGTTACATACTTGTGGACTGTAAAAAGGGGATGTAAGGAGTTCAACCAGCTAAACATTGCCAAGATGGCTAACTCAACAAAGACACTCCACGATAATGGAAAAGTCAACTCACAAGTAATTGGAAACAGGTGCACATGGAGGCGTCTGTGTAGTCTGCGACGGTGTTCCATTCTGATAAGCTTCGCAGAATCCAGTCGAGTTCACATATCCGAAAGTTTTTGCGTTGTCCAGGAGGGTGTTGAAGACGGGTTGGGTGTCGAAGACAATCGCGGTGTTGATGTCCTTGTGCTTGGCCTGGAATTTTTGTGCAGTTGTGCGGAGCTGCTGGTTGTAGTCGGCGAGGGCAGGCTTTATCGCGTTGACAGCGGTTGGACCTTGCTGCAGGATGAGAGGGGCGCGATCGGTGGGTGGAACggtgaggaagaggaaggagcgCGCGCCATCTGCATAGAGTTGGTCAAGCTTATGGGTCGGACGTCAATTTCATGATTTTAGGCAACATCGTTTTCCTTACCTGTGTGGTTAAGCGGTTCATGAGGACTGTATGAAATTGGGATTGAGAAACATTTGTCTAAGAGCCACACGGTTAAAAGCAGATAGTAAACCTTATTTGCTTCAAATTGGACGCACCCATGCAAAGGAATTGCCCTACACTTCCGCTTAGCATTACTCCATCTGCCATGTATAGAAACTTACAACATCGTTGATGCCAATCCAGATAGCAAAAAGCGAATTGTTGCTAGCCCATTGTGCGCCAACCGGCTTGGGTGCCAAAAATTGATGGAATTGTGCTACTTGATCCACGATTGATCTATGTGACTATGTAAGGATAATATAACCTCTACGAATTGCAAAACCACCTACAGAACAGTGGGTTCGAACGGAGTTACTAATTTCGAATCTATTGTAGCTCCTCCCGAGGCCAGGTTGAATATCTGTATTTTTGCCTTCTCAAAATTTGCGAAGTCCAAGGCGGGAAAAGTGAAAGCACCTTTGTTCCGGCAACATTATAAGTACTTCC
This Psilocybe cubensis strain MGC-MH-2018 chromosome 3, whole genome shotgun sequence DNA region includes the following protein-coding sequences:
- a CDS encoding Acetylesterase, which encodes MIGLRSIFVASLAISCTCAKLAWKDTKFLFTFGDSYTTDGFNISAGVNSPVPGFVSSNGPNWVQALGSTYNVAGTKIFNLASGGATIDSKLVTPFEPTVLSIVDQVAQFHQFLAPKPVGAQWASNNSLFAIWIGINDVGNSFAWTNVSQSQFHTVLMNRLTTQLDQLYADGARSFLFLTVPPTDRAPLILQQGPTAVNAIKPALADYNQQLRTTAQKFQAKHKDINTAIVFDTQPVFNTLLDNAKTFGYVNSTGFCEAYQNGTPSQTTQTPPCAPVSNYFWLNSLHPLFTVHNSLALAISTTLST